Below is a window of Escherichia coli DSM 30083 = JCM 1649 = ATCC 11775 DNA.
CGCGTGCTCCGCATTCCCTGCTTCTGGTTTCAGTACATAATATTGCGCCGTCAGTTGGGCGACGTTAATCAAATCACTCTGTTGTGCAGGTTGGCCTGCACGATTGTGGATTGCCATTGCTTTGTCCTTTGTCTGCAACGTTTTAGATAGTTCCGCAAACCTTCTCAATCAATTCCGCCGGGAATTGCATCGACTGCATGATGTGTTCGATCATGCTGCATTTACGGCCGGTGTTGGTGTTGGTGATCACCCAATACGGCGTACCAGGCACATGTTTTGGCTTGGTCTGATTACCATTTTTCAGCAGCGTTTGTTCATCTGCCGCAAAGTAAACGCGTGTACGACCGTGCAACGATTCCGTTGCTTCGGCAAACGCCTGGGCGTCAAGAGAATATAGTGTAGACAACAGCAGCATAAAGCGATTGACCGCTCGCTTTTGCTCTGCGTATTCGTCCGAAAGCAGAAGTTCACGCATTGCGCGAACCTTGTCTTTAATCGTTTTGACCGGCTTCGCTTCGACGATAGCAGGTGACGCAACGCGAACCTCTTTCGTCACCGGAGCAGCAGGCTGTGATGCGGCGGTAAATTTCAACATACGCCGTAAAATGTCGGATGCGCTCTCGCCGATATGCTTAGTGTGGCTGGCAATATAGCTGTAGAGTTCATCATCAACTTCAATCGTTTTCATCTTAATCCAGTGCAGTGTCTTAGCTGAATACAAGTCGCCAGGAGTATATGAATAAATCCCGGCAGCGGATAGCGTCAAGCCTGGCTTGCAGAAAAACTCGGAATAAACCTTATTTGTTGCAGCCCTGTGGCACAATGGTCAACATAATACCCTAACCCGACAACGCGAAAAAAAGAACTTTGCCATGAAATTGAATATCCGCGCGCAAACTGCACAAAACCAGCACAATAATTCTCCCATCATTCTTGTCCATGGTCTGTTTGGCAGCCTCGACAACCTTGGCGTACTGGCTCGCGATCTGGTAAACGATCACAATATCATCCAGGTTGATATGCGTAACCACGGTCTTTCACCGAGAGATCCGGTAATGAATTACCCGGCGATGGCCCAGGATCTTGTTGATACCCTGGATGCACTGCAGATCGACAAAGCAACATTTATCGGTCACTCCATGGGCGGTAAAGCGGTAATGGCTCTTACTGCACTAGCCCCCGATCGCATTGACAAGCTGGTGGCGATTGATATTGCGCCGGTCGATTATCACGTTCGCCGTCATGATGAGATTTTCGCGGCCATCAACGCAGTCAGTGAATCAGACGCACAAACACGCCAGCAAGCAGCGGCAATAATGCGCCAGCATCTTAATGAAGAAGGGGTGATTCAGTTTCTGTTGAAATCTTTTGTTGACGGGGAGTGGTGCTTTAACGTGCCAGTATTGTGGGATCAGTATCCGCATATTGTGGGTTGGGAGAAAATCCCGGCATGGGATCATCCTACCCTGTTTATCCCTGGCGGCAATTCTCCGTATGTTAGCGAGCAGTACCGTGATGATTTACTGGCACAATTTCCACAGGCTCGGGCTCATGTGATTGCAGGCGCGGGTCACTGGGTTCATGCTGAAAAACCGGATGCGGTATTACGCGCTATCCGTCGCTATCTCAATGATTAACGCAACTGATTAAAAACCCAGCGTCCGCGTCGCTTTCCGCGCGTGGACGTTGGCGTGACTCATCGCGCTGATGTATTATGGCGCGCTATCCATCCGGGCAGAGGCCTGGCTGATTGTTTCCCCCGAAGTCACCAAGATCATGGCCAAAGAACAAACGGACCGTACGACATTAGATCTGTTCGCGCACGAGCGTCGACCGGGACGACCGAAAACTAATCCGCTTTCGCGCGATGAACAGCTGCGTATTAATAAACGCAACCAACTAAAACGCGACAAAGTACGTGGCCTTAAGCGTGTCGAACTGAAGCTGAACGCGGAAGCTGTCGAGGCACTGAACGAGCTGGCGGAGTCGCGCAATATGAGCCGTAGCGAACTGATCGAAGAGATGTTAATGCAGCAACTGGCGGCGCTGCGTAGTCAGGGCATCGTTTAAATTTCCACTTTCATGTAGCACAGTGTGCAGTCCTGCTCGTTTGCTGATTCCGCAAGACTGCCTGTTCTGCTATGATTGCCTTTATCCGTGGGCAATTTTCCACCCCCATTTCAATAAGTTTCAAGAGGTTATTTCACTCATGGCTATCACTGGCATCTTTTTCGGCAGCGACACCGGTAATACCGAAAATATCGCAAAAATGATTCAAAAACAGCTTGGTAAAGACGTTGCCGATGTCCATGACATTGCAAAAAGCAGCAAAGAAGATCTGGAAGCATATGACATTCTGCTGCTGGGCATCCCAACCTGGTATTACGGCGAAGCGCAGTGTGACTGGGATGACTTCTTCCCGACTCTCGAAGAGATTGATTTTAATGGTAAACTGGTTGCGCTGTTTGGTTGTGGCGACCAGGAAGATTACGCAGAATACTTCTGCGATGCATTGGGCACCATCCGCGACATCATTGAACCGCGCGGCGCAACTATCGTTGGTCACTGGCCAACCGCGGGCTACCACTTCGAAGCGTCAAAAGGTCTGGCTGATGATGACCACTTTGTCGGTCTGGCTATCGACGAAGATCGTCAGCCGGAACTGACCGCTGAACGTGTAGAAAAATGGGTTAAACAAATTTCTGAAGAGCTGCATCTCGACGAAATTCTCAATGCCTGATGTGATGCGGCGTAGACTCATGTCTACGCCGTATTAATAGATAATGCCAATCAAAATAATTGCTACAAATTTGTAACTTTTGCTGTTGTACCTGTACAATGTCCCGGTGTTCAAGTGGCCTTGCCGTTGTAAATGTAAGCTGTGCCACGTTTTTATTAACAATATTTGCCAGGGACTTGTGGTTTTCATTTAGGCGTGGCAATTCTATAATGATACGCATTATCTCAAGAGCAAATTCTGTCACTTCTTCTAATGAAGTGAACCGCTTAGTAACAGGACAGATTCCGCATGACTGATAACAATACCGCCCTAAAGAAAGCTGGCCTGAAAGTAACGCTTCCTCGCTTGAAAATCCTGGAAGTTCTTCAGGAGCCGGACAACCATCACGTCAGTGCGGAAGATTTATACAAACGTCTGATCGATATGGGTGAAGAAATTGGTCTGGCTACGGTATATCGCGTACTGAACCAGTTTGACGACGCTGGTATCGTCACCCGCCACAATTTTGAAGGCGGTAAATCCGTATTTGAACTAACACAGCAACATCACCACGATCACCTGATCTGCCTCGACTGCGGTAAGGTTATCGAATTTAGTGATGATTCCATCGAAGCGCGTCAGCGTGAAATCGCCGCAAAACATGGCATTCGCCTGACTAACCACAGTCTCTATCTTTACGGTCACTGTGCCGAAGGCGATTGCCGCGAAGATGAGCACGCGCACGAAGGCAAATAAGCCAGCCTGAACGAGAAAAGCCAACCTGCAGGTTGGCTTTTTTATACAAGGAAAATAAGAAAAGCGAGAGTTACAGCTCTCACTTATTTGTTATTACTGCGAATTTCCTGCCAGACCTTATCACAATCGGCTTTCACCGCCTGATCATTTCCGGTTTGCGTTGCCTGAATACACTGCTGATAATCCAGTACGCGGACACTTTCCTGCTCGGCAAACTGCTGATGTTGTTTCTCTTTCTTCAGCACGTTTAACACGCTCTGGCAGGCTTCAATTTTTTCCGGCGAACCTTGTGCGGTGTTGATACAGGCGCTGTATGCCTCTTTCAGACGACTGTCTTCCTGTGGCGCGGTGGATTGTGCACAAGCCACCAGCCCCGATGCCATCATGGCGATGAGAATCAATTTTTTCATTGCAAATTCCTCAAACGTGCGGCAGGCACAAAACCTGCCGCGTCGGGCATCAGAAGATGGTGAATGGTGCGATTACCATAAATTTCACGTCACGCTCATCCTGGAAGATGTTGCCGTAACCACCGCCCCAGCTTGGGATGTCGGAGTGGTTGTCATATTCGGTGAAATGCAGTTTGAACATCGTGCCCTTGGCACGACCGTCCTGAATGGTGTAAACCGCATCCAGGCTGTAGGCAGACTCTTCAATAGTCCGGTTCTTGTCGTAGTACGCATCCGGATTGCTCTGCCAGGTCGCAGGTTTAGCATCCCATGCGTAAACGTAGGAAGCGCCGATGGCGAAGCCTGGAAGATTCCAGTTTTTCAGGTCATACATCGCACCGAAGAAGACCGCTTTTTCGCCGTTGGCGTTGAAGTCGGAACGGTTATCCCACCAGATATCCAGGCGACCGTTCGAGGAAGCGTAGGTTGGAGTCATACGTTGCAGGAAGTATCCTTGCTGACCGTCAGCCTTAACCCAGGTACCTTCGAGGCGCAAATCCACTACGTCAGCCGCCCGGTAACCAAAGGTCAACGCCTGCAGCCAGGCGGTGCCGTCATAAAGATCGTTGACGCTGCGATCGTCAACTTTATCGCGCGTACCATAGAACTGGTAGCTGGTGGTTAACGGGCTACCGGCGATATCAAATTTGTAGCTGGCTTTGGCAAAATATTGATCGATATACCCTTCGGCCTGACCAAACGCCGCTTCCAGTACGAAGTTATTTTTGAAGTCGTACTTCGCCCCAAGGGAGTGTAGATAATCAACTTTGGTGGTTTTATCGTTCTGATAAAACTCATCCATTTCCAGATGCCACGGTGCTTTGTATTCGTTGGTCCACATGTAGGAGAAACTCAACGCACCAGCATCGCCGTAATCAAAATTCGCCCCGGCCTCCGCCCCCTGATAAGTACCCGGCATAAAGCTCCAGTGTGGCGCTAACAGCGTCTGACCGGTTGGCTGAATATAACCTGCCCTCGCCCAAACCGGACCGTATTTAAATTTGGCCGCTGCTTTATACAGGCTTATACCGCTTTTATCGCCGGACCAGTCTTCGTCATAGGCTTTATTACTTTTTGAAAACGCGATTTCGTTCGGGTGAGAGCTGTCGCCGTTTTCCGCCATTTCAATCGCCGTAAACGCGGCAATATCAAGGCCGAACATATCAGCAGCATAACCAGACTGAAAATCGAGGTTGGCGTTCCAGGTGGAGTGAGAAAGGTTGGTTTTGTATTTATCGCCGTCGGTAACATCTTTACGGTCGCGTTCACGCTGCCAGTAATAGATACCGCCGGTTAAGGTTGAATCGTCGATGAATCCTTCGGCGCGAGCCTCCGGAATTGCCATAAAGCCCGACATAGCTGTAACACCGGCGATAGCCAGCGCCAGCGTACTACGTTTGCCACTAAACGTACGCATGGGTTAATCCTCTTTGACGTATAAATTGCTGCACCAAAGGTGAACAGCGAAAAAAATAAAAATTAAAAAAGTAGCGTTGAGAAAAGTCTCGCTGACTACAGGAACAGACTATTTTTCGCGACGCGAATTATCAATCTCTTTCTGTAACCAGAATGTAAGAACATGAGCAACCGCACATATTTTGATGATTTTTGTTACAAGGCTTAAGTTGTAGTTGAAAGGCTTGCAGAAGAATAAAAGCGTGAATTTCCAGCAAGATGAAAACGGTTACATTTTACTTAATTATGGTTTGTGATTTTAAATTTGTTTTCTGGATAAATTGCGAAGCGGAATTAATTCGCGAAGAAAAGCAGAAAAAAAACGCCGCAGAGCGCGGCGTTTGGGATTGTTTGCATATTTCTTGCCGGATGCGGCGTAAACGCTTCACCCGGCCTGGTAGAACTTAAAATTACTCGCCAACTTTCGCCCAGGTATCACGCAGCCCAACGGTGCGGTTAAATACCGGTTTTTCCGCCGTAGAATGGCGGCTGTCGAGGCAGAAATAACCTTCACGCTCAAACTGGAATGCTTTACCCGCAACCGCATCTTTCAGCGACGGTTCAGCAAAGCCCTGTTTGATCACCAGCGATTCCGGGTTAATCACCGACAGGAAATCATCCGCAGCACCAGGGTTCGGCACGCTGAACAGACGGTCATACAAACGGATTTCAACCGGCAGCGCATGTGCCGCGCTCACCCAGTGAATAACACCTTTGACTTTACGACCATCTGCCGGATCTTTGCTTAAGGTGTCGGCGTCATAAGTACAGAAGATGGTGGTGATATTGCCTTCGGCATCTTTCTCCACGCGTTCTGCCTTAATGACGTAAGCATTACGCAGACGCACTTCTTTACCCAGCACCAGACGTTTGTACTGCTTGTTAGCTTCTTCGCGGAAATCGGCGCGATCGATCCAAATCTCACCGCTAAACGGCACCTGACGGCTGCCCATTTCCGGTTTATTCGGATGGTTCGGCATGGTAACCATTTCGCCTTCGCCCTGGTAGTTTTCGATAACCAGTTTCACCGGATCGATAACCGCCATTGCGCGCGGCGCATTTTCGTTGAGATCTTCACGGATGCAGGATTCCAGTGACGCCATCTCAATGGTGTTGTCCTGCTTGGTCACACCAATGCGTTTGCAGAACTCACGAATAGAAGCCGCAGTGTAACCACGACGACGCAGACCAGAAATGGTCGGCATACGCGGGTCATCCCAGCCTTCAACGTGCTTATCGGTCACCAGCAGGTTCAGCTTACGCTTGGACATCACAGTGTATTCCAGATTCAGGCGCGAGAATTCGTACTGGCGCGGGTGAACAGGAATGGTGATGTTGTCCAGTACCCAGTCGTACAGACGGCGGTTGTCCTGGAACTCAAGCGTACACAGAGAGTGCGTAATACCTTCCAGCGCATCGCTGATGCAGTGGGTGAAGTCGTACATCGGGTAGATGCACCACTTGTTGCCAGTCTGGTGGTGTTCAGCAAACTTAATGCGGTAC
It encodes the following:
- the seqA gene encoding replication initiation negative regulator SeqA, which encodes MKTIEVDDELYSYIASHTKHIGESASDILRRMLKFTAASQPAAPVTKEVRVASPAIVEAKPVKTIKDKVRAMRELLLSDEYAEQKRAVNRFMLLLSTLYSLDAQAFAEATESLHGRTRVYFAADEQTLLKNGNQTKPKHVPGTPYWVITNTNTGRKCSMIEHIMQSMQFPAELIEKVCGTI
- the ybfF gene encoding esterase; protein product: MKLNIRAQTAQNQHNNSPIILVHGLFGSLDNLGVLARDLVNDHNIIQVDMRNHGLSPRDPVMNYPAMAQDLVDTLDALQIDKATFIGHSMGGKAVMALTALAPDRIDKLVAIDIAPVDYHVRRHDEIFAAINAVSESDAQTRQQAAAIMRQHLNEEGVIQFLLKSFVDGEWCFNVPVLWDQYPHIVGWEKIPAWDHPTLFIPGGNSPYVSEQYRDDLLAQFPQARAHVIAGAGHWVHAEKPDAVLRAIRRYLND
- the ybfE gene encoding LexA regulated protein, giving the protein MAKEQTDRTTLDLFAHERRPGRPKTNPLSRDEQLRINKRNQLKRDKVRGLKRVELKLNAEAVEALNELAESRNMSRSELIEEMLMQQLAALRSQGIV
- the fldA gene encoding flavodoxin FldA yields the protein MAITGIFFGSDTGNTENIAKMIQKQLGKDVADVHDIAKSSKEDLEAYDILLLGIPTWYYGEAQCDWDDFFPTLEEIDFNGKLVALFGCGDQEDYAEYFCDALGTIRDIIEPRGATIVGHWPTAGYHFEASKGLADDDHFVGLAIDEDRQPELTAERVEKWVKQISEELHLDEILNA
- the uof gene encoding fur leader peptide, with product MIRIISRANSVTSSNEVNRLVTGQIPHD
- the fur gene encoding ferric iron uptake transcriptional regulator → MTDNNTALKKAGLKVTLPRLKILEVLQEPDNHHVSAEDLYKRLIDMGEEIGLATVYRVLNQFDDAGIVTRHNFEGGKSVFELTQQHHHDHLICLDCGKVIEFSDDSIEARQREIAAKHGIRLTNHSLYLYGHCAEGDCREDEHAHEGK
- the chiQ gene encoding ChiQ/YbfN family lipoprotein; this translates as MKKLILIAMMASGLVACAQSTAPQEDSRLKEAYSACINTAQGSPEKIEACQSVLNVLKKEKQHQQFAEQESVRVLDYQQCIQATQTGNDQAVKADCDKVWQEIRSNNK
- the chiP gene encoding chitoporin ChiP, with amino-acid sequence MRTFSGKRSTLALAIAGVTAMSGFMAIPEARAEGFIDDSTLTGGIYYWQRERDRKDVTDGDKYKTNLSHSTWNANLDFQSGYAADMFGLDIAAFTAIEMAENGDSSHPNEIAFSKSNKAYDEDWSGDKSGISLYKAAAKFKYGPVWARAGYIQPTGQTLLAPHWSFMPGTYQGAEAGANFDYGDAGALSFSYMWTNEYKAPWHLEMDEFYQNDKTTKVDYLHSLGAKYDFKNNFVLEAAFGQAEGYIDQYFAKASYKFDIAGSPLTTSYQFYGTRDKVDDRSVNDLYDGTAWLQALTFGYRAADVVDLRLEGTWVKADGQQGYFLQRMTPTYASSNGRLDIWWDNRSDFNANGEKAVFFGAMYDLKNWNLPGFAIGASYVYAWDAKPATWQSNPDAYYDKNRTIEESAYSLDAVYTIQDGRAKGTMFKLHFTEYDNHSDIPSWGGGYGNIFQDERDVKFMVIAPFTIF
- the glnS gene encoding glutamine--tRNA ligase translates to MSEAEARPTNFIRQIIDEDLASGKHTTVHTRFPPEPNGYLHIGHAKSICLNFGIAQDYKGQCNLRFDDTNPVKEDIEYVDSIKNDVEWLGFHWSGNVRYSSDYFDQLHAYAIELINKGLAYVDELTPEQIREYRGTLTQPGKNSPYRDRSVEENLALFEKMRTGGFEEGKACLRAKIDMASPFIVMRDPVLYRIKFAEHHQTGNKWCIYPMYDFTHCISDALEGITHSLCTLEFQDNRRLYDWVLDNITIPVHPRQYEFSRLNLEYTVMSKRKLNLLVTDKHVEGWDDPRMPTISGLRRRGYTAASIREFCKRIGVTKQDNTIEMASLESCIREDLNENAPRAMAVIDPVKLVIENYQGEGEMVTMPNHPNKPEMGSRQVPFSGEIWIDRADFREEANKQYKRLVLGKEVRLRNAYVIKAERVEKDAEGNITTIFCTYDADTLSKDPADGRKVKGVIHWVSAAHALPVEIRLYDRLFSVPNPGAADDFLSVINPESLVIKQGFAEPSLKDAVAGKAFQFEREGYFCLDSRHSTAEKPVFNRTVGLRDTWAKVGE